The following proteins are co-located in the Desulfatibacillum aliphaticivorans DSM 15576 genome:
- the ilvD gene encoding dihydroxy-acid dehydratase: MKSDNVRIGLERAPHRSLFKAMGYTDEELNRPLIGVANPMNAVIPGHVHLNNIAEAVQKGIYLAGGTPAIFGGIGVCDGIAMNHAGMKYSLASREIIADSVEIMATAHAFDGLVLICNCDKIVPGMLMAAARIDIPTVIISGGPMLAGSHPNVKNGEKIDLITVFEGVGAVKSGKMTEEELSLMEDEACPTCGSCAGMFTANSMNCLTEVIGMGLPGNGTIPAVMASRIRLAKQAGMAIMDMVEKNITPSQIMTPEAFANALAVDMALGCSTNTALHLPAIAHEAGVEFDLKQINEISARIPHLCQLSPGGYHRIEDLNRAGGIQAVLSELIKHNLINTDCITVTGKSVGENASKARILDPEVIRSVETPYHKEGGLAVLFGNVAPEGCVVKQSAVVDKMLVHEGPARVFDSEDEASKAIMDGLIKKGDVVVVRYEGPKGGPGMREMLTPTSVIAGMGLDADVALITDGRFSGGTRGAAIGHVSPEAMSGGPIAAVREGDIIKINIPEKTIALDVPEEEIKARMADWTPPEPKITKGYMARYARNVESASKGAVVL; the protein is encoded by the coding sequence ATGAAAAGCGATAATGTTCGAATCGGACTGGAAAGAGCCCCCCACCGCAGCCTTTTTAAGGCGATGGGCTATACGGACGAAGAACTGAACCGGCCCCTGATCGGGGTGGCCAATCCCATGAACGCGGTAATCCCCGGGCATGTTCATTTGAACAATATTGCCGAGGCCGTGCAAAAGGGCATTTATCTGGCCGGCGGCACCCCCGCTATATTCGGCGGCATCGGCGTTTGCGACGGCATCGCCATGAATCACGCAGGCATGAAGTACTCCCTGGCCAGCCGCGAAATTATCGCTGACTCCGTGGAAATCATGGCTACGGCCCATGCTTTCGACGGTCTGGTTTTAATCTGCAATTGCGACAAGATCGTCCCCGGCATGCTCATGGCAGCGGCCAGGATCGACATCCCGACGGTTATCATAAGCGGCGGCCCCATGTTGGCTGGCAGTCATCCCAATGTGAAGAACGGCGAGAAGATCGATCTGATCACGGTGTTCGAGGGCGTGGGCGCGGTGAAGTCCGGCAAGATGACCGAGGAGGAGCTGAGCCTGATGGAAGACGAGGCATGCCCCACCTGCGGCTCCTGCGCGGGCATGTTCACCGCAAATTCCATGAACTGCCTCACCGAAGTCATCGGCATGGGCCTGCCCGGCAATGGAACCATCCCGGCGGTCATGGCCTCCCGTATTCGTCTGGCCAAACAGGCGGGCATGGCGATCATGGATATGGTGGAAAAGAACATCACCCCCAGCCAGATCATGACGCCTGAGGCTTTTGCAAACGCCCTGGCCGTGGACATGGCTTTGGGCTGCTCCACCAACACGGCCCTGCACCTGCCCGCCATCGCCCATGAAGCGGGCGTCGAATTCGATCTCAAGCAAATTAACGAAATCAGCGCCAGGATTCCCCATCTGTGCCAGTTGAGCCCCGGCGGATATCACCGCATTGAAGACCTGAACAGGGCCGGCGGCATTCAGGCCGTCCTGAGTGAGCTGATCAAGCATAACCTGATTAATACGGATTGCATCACGGTCACGGGCAAAAGCGTGGGCGAAAACGCCTCCAAGGCCCGGATTCTGGATCCCGAAGTAATCCGCTCGGTGGAAACCCCCTACCATAAGGAAGGCGGCCTGGCCGTGTTGTTCGGCAATGTGGCGCCCGAGGGTTGCGTGGTCAAGCAATCCGCCGTGGTGGATAAAATGCTGGTTCATGAAGGCCCTGCCAGGGTGTTTGACTCGGAAGACGAGGCATCCAAGGCCATCATGGACGGTTTGATCAAGAAAGGAGATGTTGTGGTGGTGCGCTACGAAGGACCCAAAGGCGGTCCGGGCATGCGTGAGATGCTCACCCCCACGTCTGTAATCGCGGGCATGGGCCTGGACGCCGACGTCGCCCTGATTACGGACGGCCGCTTTTCCGGCGGCACCCGGGGCGCCGCCATCGGGCATGTATCCCCCGAGGCCATGAGCGGCGGACCTATCGCCGCGGTCAGGGAAGGGGACATCATTAAAATAAACATCCCGGAAAAAACCATCGCCCTGGACGTTCCCGAAGAGGAAATCAAGGCGCGCATGGCTGACTGGACCCCGCCGGAGCCCAAGATCACCAAGGGCTACATGGCTCGTTACGCAAGGAACGTGGAGTCAGCCAGCAAAGGCGCGGTGGTTCTATAG
- the ilvB gene encoding biosynthetic-type acetolactate synthase large subunit has product MKLSGAEILLKMLESEGVDSIFGYPGGVLIGLYDEMAKSNIRHYLVRHEQGAVHAADGYARISGKVGVCLVTSGPGATNTVTGIASAYCDSIPMVVLTGQVPTNLIGNDAFQEVDIVGITRPCTKHNYLVKDVNELADTIREAFHIARSGRPGPVLIDLPKDVLAGTANFKQPKGPVTMRSYNPTVTPNTKQLTKVIKELMKAKKPLIMAGGGIISSNASQALTDFARKLQIPVTTTLMGLGAFPGSDDLSLGMIGMHGTYRANMSTGDCDVLLGVGVRFDDRVTGKTDTFASQAKIIHVDIDPTSIRKNVPVSIPVVGDCKATLDKLNELLTGENLTEIPEKRAPWLKCIAEWKAAQRLAYDQTDVIKPQYVVERLCKITEGKAIISTEVGQNQMWAAQFYDFDQPNRFVTSGGLGVMGFGLPAAIGAQVAAPNDLVVDVAGDGSIQMNIQELGTAMQHKLPVKVVILNNGYLGMVRQWQELFFGKRYCATQMDVQPDFVKLAEAYGATGLRATKPEEVDEVLKKGLAAEGPVIMDFVVEREECVYPMVPAGAPITEMLLV; this is encoded by the coding sequence ATTAAACTCTCAGGCGCTGAAATATTATTGAAAATGTTGGAATCCGAAGGGGTGGACAGCATATTCGGCTATCCCGGAGGCGTGCTAATCGGTTTGTACGATGAGATGGCAAAGTCAAACATCCGCCATTACCTGGTAAGGCACGAGCAGGGCGCAGTCCATGCCGCCGACGGGTACGCCAGAATTTCCGGCAAAGTGGGCGTGTGCCTGGTTACCAGCGGCCCCGGCGCAACCAATACGGTCACGGGAATCGCCTCGGCATACTGCGACTCCATCCCCATGGTGGTTCTGACCGGTCAGGTTCCCACAAATCTCATCGGCAACGACGCCTTTCAGGAAGTGGACATCGTGGGCATCACCCGGCCCTGCACCAAGCACAACTACCTGGTCAAGGACGTGAACGAACTGGCCGACACCATCCGGGAGGCTTTCCATATCGCCCGGAGCGGCAGGCCCGGCCCCGTGCTGATCGACCTGCCCAAGGACGTTTTGGCCGGGACGGCTAATTTCAAGCAGCCCAAAGGGCCTGTGACCATGCGGTCTTACAACCCCACGGTCACGCCCAACACCAAGCAGTTGACCAAGGTCATCAAAGAGCTGATGAAGGCCAAAAAGCCCTTGATCATGGCCGGCGGCGGCATCATTTCCTCCAACGCCTCCCAGGCGCTGACGGATTTCGCCCGCAAGCTGCAAATTCCGGTCACCACTACCCTCATGGGATTGGGCGCCTTTCCCGGCTCCGACGACCTGTCCCTGGGCATGATCGGCATGCACGGCACCTACCGGGCCAACATGAGCACCGGCGACTGCGACGTGCTGCTGGGCGTGGGAGTCCGTTTCGACGACCGGGTGACCGGCAAGACCGACACCTTTGCGTCTCAGGCCAAGATCATTCACGTGGACATCGACCCCACGTCCATCCGCAAGAACGTGCCGGTTTCCATCCCCGTGGTGGGCGACTGCAAGGCCACCCTGGACAAGTTGAACGAACTCTTGACCGGGGAAAACCTGACGGAAATCCCGGAAAAGCGGGCGCCCTGGCTCAAATGCATCGCCGAATGGAAGGCCGCTCAGCGTCTGGCTTACGATCAAACCGACGTCATCAAGCCCCAATACGTGGTGGAAAGGCTGTGCAAAATCACGGAAGGCAAGGCCATCATCAGCACGGAAGTGGGCCAAAACCAGATGTGGGCCGCTCAGTTCTATGATTTTGATCAACCCAATCGGTTCGTCACCTCCGGCGGCCTGGGCGTTATGGGCTTTGGCCTGCCCGCGGCTATCGGCGCCCAGGTGGCGGCCCCCAACGATCTGGTGGTGGACGTGGCAGGAGACGGCAGCATCCAGATGAACATCCAGGAATTGGGAACGGCCATGCAGCACAAACTGCCGGTCAAGGTGGTCATCCTGAACAACGGATACCTGGGCATGGTTCGGCAATGGCAGGAGTTGTTTTTCGGAAAGCGGTATTGCGCCACTCAAATGGATGTACAGCCTGACTTTGTCAAGCTGGCTGAGGCTTACGGCGCAACGGGCCTGCGGGCGACCAAGCCCGAAGAGGTGGACGAAGTCCTGAAAAAAGGGCTGGCCGCCGAGGGACCCGTGATCATGGACTTTGTGGTGGAGCGGGAGGAATGCGTGTATCCCATGGTGCCTGCAGGCGCGCCCATCACCGAAATGCTGCTGGTTTAA
- the ilvN gene encoding acetolactate synthase small subunit, producing MSEEQHVLSILVEDRPGVLSRIAGLFSGRGFNIASLCVANAASEGLSRITLVTQADPLVIEQIIKQLRKLINVVKVTDLAEGPAVYREMALVKVSAKPEFRAEILRIVDIFRCKVIDVSAEHYTVEVTGDQGKITALLDLLKPMGVKEIARTGVTALSREQRNGN from the coding sequence ATGTCCGAAGAACAACATGTCTTGTCCATTCTGGTCGAAGACCGTCCCGGGGTGCTTTCTCGCATAGCCGGGCTCTTTTCCGGCCGGGGCTTTAATATCGCAAGTTTGTGCGTGGCCAACGCCGCGTCCGAAGGGTTGTCCCGCATTACATTGGTTACCCAGGCGGACCCCCTGGTCATTGAACAGATCATCAAGCAACTGCGCAAGCTCATCAATGTGGTCAAGGTCACCGACCTGGCCGAGGGACCGGCGGTCTATCGCGAAATGGCTCTGGTCAAGGTGAGCGCCAAGCCCGAGTTCCGGGCTGAGATCCTGCGCATTGTGGATATTTTCCGGTGCAAGGTCATTGACGTAAGCGCCGAGCATTACACCGTGGAAGTCACGGGCGACCAGGGCAAGATCACCGCGCTGCTGGATCTCTTGAAGCCCATGGGCGTCAAGGAAATCGCCCGGACCGGCGTAACCGCCTTGTCCCGGGAGCAAAGAAACGGAAACTAA
- the ilvC gene encoding ketol-acid reductoisomerase, protein MAKIDFGGIIEEVVTRQEFTLDKAREVLKDEVIAVIGYGVQGPAQALNLRDNGFKVIIGQREGGKSWDKAIADGFVPGETLFPIAEAAAKGTMIKYLLSDAAQMMLWPVIKENLNEGDCLYFSHGFSIVYKEQTKIVPPENVDVILVAPKGSGTNVRRNFLDGSGINSSFAVFQDATGRAMDRCMAMGIAIGSGYLFPTTFQNEVYSDLTGERGVLMGCLAGVMEAQYNLLRKNGHSPSEAFNETVEELTQSLIRLVAENGMDWMFGNCSTTAQRGALDWAPRFRDAVVPVFDQLYESVTSGEETRISLESNSQPDYAEKLQVELDAIKNSEMWRAGAAVRSLRPENQGK, encoded by the coding sequence ATGGCAAAGATTGATTTTGGAGGCATTATTGAGGAAGTGGTCACCAGGCAGGAATTCACCCTGGACAAGGCCCGTGAAGTCTTGAAAGACGAAGTTATCGCCGTGATCGGATACGGCGTTCAGGGGCCAGCCCAGGCGTTGAACCTGCGGGATAATGGCTTCAAGGTCATCATCGGCCAGAGAGAAGGCGGCAAATCCTGGGACAAGGCCATAGCAGACGGCTTCGTGCCCGGCGAAACCCTGTTCCCCATCGCCGAAGCGGCCGCCAAGGGCACCATGATCAAGTATCTCTTGTCCGACGCCGCCCAGATGATGCTGTGGCCCGTGATCAAAGAAAACCTGAACGAGGGCGACTGCCTGTACTTTTCCCACGGCTTCTCCATTGTTTACAAGGAGCAGACCAAGATCGTTCCGCCCGAAAACGTGGACGTAATCCTGGTGGCCCCCAAGGGCTCCGGCACCAACGTGCGCCGGAACTTCCTGGACGGCAGCGGCATCAACTCCAGCTTTGCGGTTTTCCAGGACGCCACGGGGCGCGCCATGGATCGCTGCATGGCCATGGGCATCGCCATCGGCTCCGGGTATCTCTTCCCCACCACCTTTCAGAACGAAGTGTACTCCGACCTCACCGGCGAACGCGGCGTTTTGATGGGATGCCTGGCCGGCGTGATGGAAGCCCAGTACAACCTCTTGAGGAAAAACGGCCACTCCCCCAGCGAAGCCTTTAACGAGACCGTGGAAGAGCTTACCCAGTCCCTGATCCGCCTGGTTGCGGAAAACGGCATGGACTGGATGTTCGGCAACTGCTCCACCACGGCCCAGCGCGGCGCTTTGGACTGGGCGCCCCGTTTCCGCGACGCGGTAGTCCCGGTGTTCGATCAATTGTACGAAAGCGTAACCTCCGGCGAAGAAACCAGGATTTCCCTGGAGTCCAACAGCCAGCCTGATTACGCGGAAAAACTTCAAGTGGAACTGGACGCCATCAAGAATTCCGAAATGTGGCGTGCAGGCGCTGCGGTACGCAGCCTTCGCCCTGAAAATCAGGGCAAATAA
- the cimA gene encoding citramalate synthase: MEPVWLYDTTLRDGTQGEDINFTAEEKIRIAMRLDDIGIHYIEGGWPGSNPRDDAFFDLASRVKFKKARLVAFGSTRRAGVRPSADANLNALVKANTPAVAMFGKTWDLHVEQVMDNTLAENLAMIRESVEYVKSQGREVLYDAEHFFDGYKNNREYAEKTIAAALDGGADSIVLCDTNGGSLPTEITAIVTEIWAFIQKHRKKNGGQPVTLGIHTHNDSNLAVANTITAVDCGATLVQGTVNGYGERCGNADLTSIIPVLQLKMNRPCLTDENLARLRELSRYVSEAANMTPVSNRPFVGESAFAHKGGIHVSAIMKCPVAYEHMSPELVGNRRRVLVSDLAGKSNVAYKAKELGIEIEGNGTDTAALVSEVKKMENQGYQFDAAEGSFEIWLKKKLGQYEPAFELLSFLVTIRKEKDRQCYAEATIKLLVDGQERFTAAEGDGPVGALDNALRRALHKFYPEECDNMRLVDFKVRVIDGREGTAARVKVFIESRDKKEIWRTIGVSEDIIEASWQALADSFQYRLNKAREEQNHS; the protein is encoded by the coding sequence ATGGAACCTGTATGGCTTTACGACACCACCCTGAGAGATGGAACCCAAGGCGAAGACATCAACTTCACGGCGGAAGAGAAGATACGAATTGCCATGAGGCTGGACGACATTGGGATCCATTATATTGAGGGCGGTTGGCCGGGTTCCAATCCAAGGGACGACGCTTTTTTCGACCTGGCCTCCCGGGTCAAGTTTAAAAAAGCCAGGCTGGTGGCCTTCGGCTCCACCCGTAGGGCGGGAGTCAGGCCTTCGGCCGACGCCAATCTGAACGCTTTGGTCAAGGCCAACACTCCGGCCGTGGCCATGTTTGGCAAAACCTGGGACCTGCATGTGGAACAAGTCATGGACAACACCTTGGCCGAAAATCTGGCCATGATTCGCGAGTCCGTGGAGTACGTCAAGTCCCAAGGCCGGGAAGTCCTGTACGACGCCGAGCATTTTTTCGACGGCTATAAGAACAACCGGGAATACGCGGAAAAGACCATTGCGGCCGCCCTGGACGGCGGCGCGGACTCCATTGTGTTGTGCGACACCAACGGAGGCTCTTTGCCGACGGAAATCACGGCCATCGTAACGGAAATATGGGCGTTCATCCAAAAGCACAGGAAAAAGAACGGAGGCCAGCCCGTAACCCTGGGCATCCATACCCATAATGACAGCAATCTGGCCGTGGCCAACACCATCACGGCCGTGGATTGCGGCGCCACCCTAGTACAGGGCACCGTCAACGGGTACGGAGAGCGTTGCGGCAACGCGGACCTGACCTCCATCATCCCGGTGTTGCAGTTGAAGATGAACCGGCCCTGCCTGACCGACGAAAACCTGGCCCGGCTGCGGGAACTCTCCCGATACGTGAGCGAGGCCGCCAACATGACGCCGGTGAGCAATCGCCCCTTTGTGGGCGAGAGCGCCTTCGCCCATAAGGGCGGCATCCATGTCAGCGCCATCATGAAGTGCCCCGTGGCTTACGAGCACATGAGCCCGGAGCTTGTGGGCAATCGCCGCAGGGTGCTGGTTTCGGACCTGGCGGGCAAGAGCAACGTGGCTTACAAGGCCAAGGAATTGGGCATCGAGATCGAAGGCAACGGCACGGACACGGCGGCTCTGGTTTCGGAAGTCAAGAAAATGGAAAACCAGGGATACCAGTTCGACGCGGCCGAAGGCTCTTTTGAAATCTGGCTGAAAAAGAAGCTGGGGCAATACGAGCCCGCCTTTGAGCTGCTGTCCTTTCTGGTGACTATCCGCAAGGAAAAGGATCGCCAATGCTACGCCGAAGCCACCATCAAGCTGCTGGTGGACGGCCAGGAGCGGTTCACCGCAGCCGAAGGCGACGGTCCCGTGGGCGCGCTGGATAACGCCCTGCGCCGGGCTTTGCACAAGTTCTATCCCGAAGAGTGCGACAACATGCGCCTGGTGGACTTCAAGGTGCGGGTTATTGACGGAAGGGAAGGCACTGCTGCAAGGGTTAAAGTCTTCATCGAATCCCGGGATAAAAAGGAGATTTGGAGAACCATAGGCGTCTCCGAAGATATTATTGAGGCCAGTTGGCAAGCCCTGGCGGACAGCTTTCAGTACAGGCTGAACAAGGCCAGGGAAGAACAGAACCATTCATAA